Within Candidatus Chlorohelix allophototropha, the genomic segment CTCTCCTATTTTCTTGACTCAGGGCGCAGCATCCTGCCCGATGAAAAGCAGTTCCCCGATTTGATAAAAGTCTTTCTGGACGCACAAACCGATTATCTGGAAGACCGGATTTATCTGGCAGGGGCATTGGTAAAAGGATCAAAGGGGCAAGAAACGATTGTGCAGATGACTCCGGGCGTGCCGGACGAACAAAGCGAGCGGGAATTGCTGGTAAATTGGATTGGCGGTATCTTCAAAGCGGCGGTTTCGCTGGCTGATGACGCTACCAACGCGCCTATACATCTGTACCTGTACAATCGCCACGACCAGAAAGCGCTGCTGGAAGCCTTGCGCCGCCATCTGGAGGTGTTCGCTTCGATACCCACCCTCTATAACCTACTAACCGATTCTCCTGCCCTCAAACAATCGGCGGTTTCTTTTGTGTATGATGAGGTTAAAGAGCGGCAGAATTTACCCTCAACCGGGCATACCATGCAAGCGGTGGCTTCACAGCTTGGTTTTAAGTGGGATGATGGCGAGAAGGCGCAATACTATCGCCTTTTCGAGCAAGGGATGTTCGATTACCTATGGCGGCGCGAAAACAAGCGCACCATTGAATCTTCGGCGCGTTTCTATTCTTCTATTCCGCTGGAATACGCTTATAGCGCTTGGGGCATTTTAAAAGCGGAGAATTTCAAAACTTCGCAGCAACGTGGGCGTATTTCGCGCTTTTCCCACGCTAGCCCGGAAGTTATACGCGCTTTTCAGGCAAAACGGCTGGAAGCGTTGGCGTATATCGAAAACAATTTCAAATTCAAAAACGCTTACATAAAAAAAGAACCGCTTAATCTGCTGCAATTGGGCGCATATATCGCCTCGCCGCCCCCTTTCCGCAGGGTGTTGGAAGAATTTTTGTTTATCGAGCATTACGCCGGACTACAAGAATCTTTGGAGTTATTCAGCCAACCGATTTTGAAAAGAGCGCAGCAAGGACGCGCCCTTCTCGCCCGTTGCGTAAACATTTATGACGAAGAGTATCACGGCAAACCCTCGGTAATCGTACAGTTCAAGGTGGACTTTAGCGGCTTACCGCTCGACCCTGTTTTGCTAATGCAATTCAACAAAATAAAACAGGGCGGTTTTGTGGCACTAAATACGCTGGAGAAAGACGCACAACCGTGGGAGTTGGTGCGCGGCAGATTGTGTATTGTAAACAGCTTAGAGAGCGATAATCTGTTTTTGAAATTGCTGGATATGTCATTCTCAAATAATGGCAAGCAAGACCCACCTTTTCGCTACTCACATGCTACCAAACTGATGCCTGAACCGGGCGAATATTACACGGTTGATGAAATGGTGGATGATTTGAACGGTGACAAATTGCTGGAAGCCTGTCGCAATGCCGAGCAAAACCCCTTTTATCACCTAATCGCGCAAACCTGTACCCCCGAACGCAATTTACGCGCAAGTATGGCGCAAGAGAAAGCGGAAGCATTTGCGGGATATGTAGCTGAAGTAGAAGGCAAGCACGCCCCCACCGACAACCAACGCGAAGTTATAGCCGGACACCTGCAAGATAAGCTCTTTCTGGTGCAAGGACCGCCCGGAACAGGCAAGAGCCATACGCTAGGTTGGGCAGCCTTGGCGCGTATCTATGCCGCGCTGGCAACGGGCGGTACTATGCGGATAGCCGTTTCCTGCCAAACGCATAATGCCGTTAATATCGTGCTAGGAAGTATCGCCGATAAGCTCGAGAAGTTGCGCCGTAAATACGGTTGGGAATGGACTGAAAACCTGAAGCTCTACAAAACGGGCGACCCTGAAGAAAGTATGTCGTTAACAGGGGTGCACGCCCTTGATCCGTGGGAGAACCGCAAAGAGCTTTTCAGGATTTTCAATGCGCCTACGTTGGTGGTAGGCGGCACTCCTGGCGGTCTTTACAAATTGCTCAAGCAAAAGACTGGCGGTAAAAACGGCGAGGCAATGTGGACGGACAAACCCTTTGACTTGGTTATACTGGACGAAGCCAGCCAGATGAACCTACCCCAAGCCTTACTGGCAACGGCATGGCTACATCCGCAAGGGCAAGCGATAGTGGTGGGCGACCATCGCCAAATGTCGCCAATTCTGCTGCATAGCTGGGAAGATGAAGAGCGTATTAGCGCAATCGCCAATCAGCCCTACCGTTCGGTTTTCCAATACCTAATAGACCAGAAATTCCCGCGTGTGGCGTTGGAGGAAAGTTTCCGGCTGCATCGCGTCCATGCCGAATTTCTGCACGAGCATATCTATCGGCAGGATGGCATCCTGTTCCATTCGCGGCGTGAACAGTTGTTACCGGATTATGCGGAGGACGTAAAGCTAGAACCTTATCTTAGAGCGGTTATGAATCCGGCTTATCCGGTTATAGTGATAGTCCATGATGAGAAAGTCTCACAGCAAGCAAACCCGCTTGAGGTTGAGCTTATCGCCCCAATAGTGGATTATTGCCTGAGCAATCTCGAACTGGACGGCGCTGATGGAATCGGGGTAGTAGTGCCGCACCGCGCTCAGAAATCTTTATTGCGCGACCATTTCCCAGATTTGGCAGCCTGTAATGCCATTGATACGGTGGAACGTTTTCAAGGAGGCGAGCGCGAAGTCATTATCGTTTCTGCCACCGCTTCCGACCCGGATTATGTGCGCGCCGAAGCCGATTTCCTACTCAATCCCAACCGACTAAACGTGGCGTTATCCCGCCCCCGCAAAAAGCTGGTGGTGGTAGCTTCCAGCGCCGTCTTTAAATTCCTCTCCTCCGACCTTGAGGTATTCAATCAGGCAGTACTATGGAAAAGATTGCTGCTACAATGCGCCGGAAACGAGCTATGGAA encodes:
- a CDS encoding AAA domain-containing protein: MSSERKSDLDSKGRRLTLAPTGLAQYLSLDSCDRYLRFYLYKGETEALAKRLSQSGLRLALQPISPLMSELGDRIESQVIDSLKTLGYRVLDLTNQERRATVEAIQNVPVGITYLYQAHLSETLNGWRFEGNADLIRVKREANGALDLLVGDVKSTRKDKVNHRLQVAVYVMLLKQMAEQAGLSVVDYAGTVVRRNPDGALNDPETAPRFDLAPYFGAIDQLTEGEESALARVDQNPLDQLHYYLDQKCDGCLFNPICFVDSDERKDVALVPFLESAEKRVLVENGIRSVNDLAELKQIPDLKRDENAPPPERKLATTPGKEALVKKLSDSWMIGAKLDRMVQRSARVLRRLDPEHAPRSLSYFLDSGRSILPDEKQFPDLIKVFLDAQTDYLEDRIYLAGALVKGSKGQETIVQMTPGVPDEQSERELLVNWIGGIFKAAVSLADDATNAPIHLYLYNRHDQKALLEALRRHLEVFASIPTLYNLLTDSPALKQSAVSFVYDEVKERQNLPSTGHTMQAVASQLGFKWDDGEKAQYYRLFEQGMFDYLWRRENKRTIESSARFYSSIPLEYAYSAWGILKAENFKTSQQRGRISRFSHASPEVIRAFQAKRLEALAYIENNFKFKNAYIKKEPLNLLQLGAYIASPPPFRRVLEEFLFIEHYAGLQESLELFSQPILKRAQQGRALLARCVNIYDEEYHGKPSVIVQFKVDFSGLPLDPVLLMQFNKIKQGGFVALNTLEKDAQPWELVRGRLCIVNSLESDNLFLKLLDMSFSNNGKQDPPFRYSHATKLMPEPGEYYTVDEMVDDLNGDKLLEACRNAEQNPFYHLIAQTCTPERNLRASMAQEKAEAFAGYVAEVEGKHAPTDNQREVIAGHLQDKLFLVQGPPGTGKSHTLGWAALARIYAALATGGTMRIAVSCQTHNAVNIVLGSIADKLEKLRRKYGWEWTENLKLYKTGDPEESMSLTGVHALDPWENRKELFRIFNAPTLVVGGTPGGLYKLLKQKTGGKNGEAMWTDKPFDLVILDEASQMNLPQALLATAWLHPQGQAIVVGDHRQMSPILLHSWEDEERISAIANQPYRSVFQYLIDQKFPRVALEESFRLHRVHAEFLHEHIYRQDGILFHSRREQLLPDYAEDVKLEPYLRAVMNPAYPVIVIVHDEKVSQQANPLEVELIAPIVDYCLSNLELDGADGIGVVVPHRAQKSLLRDHFPDLAACNAIDTVERFQGGEREVIIVSATASDPDYVRAEADFLLNPNRLNVALSRPRKKLVVVASSAVFKFLSSDLEVFNQAVLWKRLLLQCAGNELWKGDFTGINVTVYGKPAN